The DNA segment CTTTTGGTGGATTGGGTAACAACCCCTTTAATCCAGCATTGGTAGGAAGGGTTTTTCTATTGATCTCTTATCCTGTGCAAATGACCAGCTGGCCAAGACCGGAACGAATTCCTTTTACATATACCGATGTTACTACAGGTGCAACGCCGCTATCTGTAATGAAGGAAGCCTTGGCCAATGGAGAGTTACCTACTAATATTTTAAATGAAATACCTAGTTATCGTGATATGTTTTTAGGTCTTCAAGGAGGTAGTGCTGGTGAAATGGCTGGATTGGCTATTTTATTGGGCTTGGGTTTTATGCTTTTTCGTAAAATTATCACCTGGCATATCCCAGTTGCTGTGATTGGATCTGTATTTGTATTTACTGGTATCCTGCATTGGACCAACCCAATGATGTATGCGCCACCTATGTTTCATATTCTTTCAGGTGGTTTGTTCTTAGGTGCCGTATTTATGGCTACAGACTACTCAAGTTCGCCCATGAGTCGAAAAGGAGGTATTATTTTTGGAATCGGAATTGGTGTTTTAACGGTGGCTATCCGAATTTTTGGAGCTTACCCGGAGGGTATTTCTTTTGCGATACTTATTATGAACGCCTTTGTTCCTTTAATTGATAAATATATTAAACCTAAGCGTTTCGGAGAGAAACCGGTGGTTGCTAAATAATTTGAATCATGGCAAAAACAGAATCAACATTAGTAAATATGGTAGTTGCCTTGCTCGTTATTACAGCGCTTGCTGGTGGTACGCTTGGCATGGTTTACAAAGTAACAAAAGAACCTATTGAGGCTGCTAAATTGGCCAAACAACAAAAGGCAATTGAAGAGGTA comes from the Saccharicrinis fermentans DSM 9555 = JCM 21142 genome and includes:
- a CDS encoding RnfABCDGE type electron transport complex subunit D codes for the protein MSTLTISPSPHVHSGDSVKKNMYGVIIALIPALLISFYNFGLGALVVSVTAVASCLVFEHVIQVYLMKNETSIWDGSAMITGLLLAFNIPSNLPIYIIVIGALVSIGIGKMSFGGLGNNPFNPALVGRVFLLISYPVQMTSWPRPERIPFTYTDVTTGATPLSVMKEALANGELPTNILNEIPSYRDMFLGLQGGSAGEMAGLAILLGLGFMLFRKIITWHIPVAVIGSVFVFTGILHWTNPMMYAPPMFHILSGGLFLGAVFMATDYSSSPMSRKGGIIFGIGIGVLTVAIRIFGAYPEGISFAILIMNAFVPLIDKYIKPKRFGEKPVVAK